A window from Oreochromis aureus strain Israel breed Guangdong linkage group 16, ZZ_aureus, whole genome shotgun sequence encodes these proteins:
- the LOC116312581 gene encoding FAST kinase domain-containing protein 3, mitochondrial-like — MKSLVCLLASARAASPFPLNCGSVRKRTSVEFSSNTVRCLQITRGTEVKLMSEAAVPLLRKRDTGPSWERTGRRTAPQKAPGAAPRLSPYITYAKPQSKAAALLDIQSLFEEDVIAELCSRLEAFPRSDRAEGLASLLGACVEFGLEAHSPPVLTLMNECLELLPNRDIGVAQLCRLGEVVCALEGRRSRVLTEVLDCVCAAVEEDVVSPSEAVMVYSLLTRFCEPASQQQTRILSALHTDTRRLVHRLKAGQVSDILQSLLKLQQRQAVSLVLRLSHRASRVFKAFRDDEIMKVLSALMTLGQHDGELVAAMEKHLTGRLEKCDPELIGAIMEYCLQMRCRSEPLFEAVAENFVRHAEKHTTLQIAKQIVAMGRLNYLPQCSSQMFKKLDSILSERFSQFQPRSLVDVMHACIHLERFPLNYMTKVFSPHFLQRLQAQGEPLDKNTLGQLTQLHLSTTLECTYYWGPRLPFFLHVKRFSSAGQAFETPMESLLYKQVKGPLAQLLGGTLYSTRMIHGGYTIDVEICLDEGGFVLPPSQWDHTYKRVVLCLDGPNRFCTNTRHLLGKEVTKRRHLQRMGMELVEIPYFEFEKLQTEEEQIQYLHDKIFPAVSKFNNQTANQLNQKSTVRQTTL; from the exons ATGAAGTCCTTGGTGTGTCTCTTGGCCTCTGCCAGGGCGGCCTCACCTTTTCCTCTAAATTGTGGTTCAGTGCGAAAACGCACAAGTGTGGAGTTTAGCAGCAACACGGTGCGATGTCTCCAAATAACGCGCGGCACAGAAGTGAAGCTGATGAGCGAAGCTGCGGTTCCACTACTGAGGAAAAGAGATACTGGACCGAGCTGGGAACGGACTGGAAGACGCACAGCACCTCAAAAGGCACCAGGAGCAGCCCCTCGCCTCTCTCCGTACATCACATATGCCAAACCACAGAGTAAAGCAGCTGCTCTCCTCGATATTCAGTCTCTGTTTGAAGAGGATGTCATCGCTGAACTGTGCTCCCGGCTGGAAGCTTTTCCCCGCAGTGACAGGGCAGAGGGACTGGCCTCTTTACTTGGAGCATGTGTTGAGTTTGGCCTGGAAGCCCACAGCCCTCCAGTCCTCACACTGATGAATGAGTGCCTGGAGCTGCTCCCCAACAGGGACATCGGGGTGGCACAACTCTGCCGCCTGGGTGAGGTGGTGTGCGCCCTGGAAGGCCGCCGGTCACGCGTGCTGACAGAGGTGTTGGACTGTGTGTGCGCTGCTGTGGAGGAGGATGTCGTCTCTCCCAGTGAGGCTGTCATGGTCTACTCCCTGCTGACGCGGTTTTGTGAGCCTGCCAGCCAGCAGCAGACCCGAATCCTGTCTGctttgcacacagacacacgaaGGCTGGTCCACCGGCTGAAAGCCGGTCAAGTCAGTGATATTCTGCAGTCCTTGTTGAAGTTACAGCAGAGACAG GCTGTTTCCCTGGTGCTGAGGCTGAGTCACAGGGCATCGCGGGTCTTTAAAGCTTTTCGCGATGATGAAATCATGAAGGTACTCTCTGCTTTAATGACTCTGGGACAGCATGATGGAGAGCTCGTGGCTGCTATGGAGAAACACTTGACAG GGAGGCTGGAGAAGTGCGATCCAGAGCTAATCGGTGCCATCATGGAGTATTGTCTGCAGATGAGGTGCCGCTCTGAGCCACTCTTTGAGGCTGTGGCTGAAAACTTTGTACGCCACGCTGAGAAGCACACCACCCTTCAGATAGCCAAACAAATTGTTGCGATGGGGAGGCTCAACTACCTGCCACAG TGCTCCAGCCAGATGTTTAAAAAGCTGGACAGCATTTTGTCAGAGAGGTTTTCACAGTTCCAGCCTCGCTCGCTGGTTGACGTGATGCACGCCTGCATCCACCTGGAACGCTTCCCTCTCAACTACATGACCAAAGTATTCAGCCCACACTTTCTACAGAGGCTGCAAG CACAGGGGGAGCCACTGGACAAAAACACACTGGGGCAGCTGACACAGCTCCACCTCTCCACCACGTTAGAGTGCACATACTACTGG GGTCCCAGACTGCCCTTCTTTCTCCACGTGAAGAGGTTTTCCTCAGCAGGCCAGGCCTTTGAGACACCAATGGAAAGTCTTTTATACAAACAGGTCAAAGGTCCTCTAGCACAGCTGCTGGGGGGCACATTGTACTCCACCAGAATGATTCATGGTGGATACACTATAG ATGTGGAGATTTGCCTGGATGAGGGTGGATTTGTTCTGCCTCCATCTCAGTGGGATCACACTTACAAGAG agttgtgttgtgtttggatGGTCCAAACCGTTTCTGCACCAACACACGACACCTGCTGGGGAAGGAAGTCACAAAGAGACGACACCTCCAGAGGATGGGCATGGAGCTGGTGGAG AtcccttactttgagtttgagaaACTGCAAACTGAAGAGGAACAGATCCAGTATCTTCATGACAAGATCTTTCCTGCTGTATCCAAGTTCAACAATCAAACAGCGAACCAGTTAAACCAAAAATCCACCGTGAGACAAACCACCTTATAA
- the cfap65 gene encoding cilia- and flagella-associated protein 65, translated as MLAEARSPDPPVSAAPWEPSVTGNDKDPGIPQRQRVGKCQQRAPSQRNCFFGLETRPELAWEDWDLGREFTKTLVLKNVHNKLKKLHIRPPVSKIFSTLAPHIAVISPGTSFSIQVTFKPLQRCEYEDSIEFQGKEGSFHVCLRAVVPSHALEVPESVMLPLCAVEHSTHTDFPLKNASKLHTYFQWECPAPFQLSPEQGLLKPGQVCHTTVVFRPQEALVYQEQALCRFGEEGKLESSCTVPLQGLAKYPHLLVKNPSSKGGEDNGGPVVDFGPVAVGKSLQKHFDIFNPSPVTASFSLSRLPGGVSSFGSEFSCDVTRGKVAPGGSRRVSVTYSSAVVDTVSVEYLSLNCKGALSESLLKLSGRCIGPKVALSSSVVDFECVEAGGSVIRTVELVNTSTAEAFYQWDIDCSGNSVFSILPASGAVLPHSQTRVKAAYRPTQPNAHYRRVACLIQDGEPVFLDLIGTCHSEYQKPVILKPEHLVLHTLQQDCRQNSPHVPGAPRGGHKIESDQKGLHSPVEGQFMSATAMEEFYRACLGHMDPLCSSSSLSVLRVSVAPTELLFNHKHTSSSSPSSAFTQSVSITNHTRRKLSLVWTAAQESPFSISPSSCDLAPLKSTLFRVAYAPKQLNTLHGAQLECFAYYKDSPDTGVYPPWCVTVRVIGHSFQPGKEHFTPRCSLNPRHVVFPALSVISYRTVLLHNVGDLPLTFCLERSSNPALAESVFVVPSCGLIQPGDHQILSLRAVPAEDSSDQGFKLHLQLNASKLTKELTVVCVVEKLCVSLEGGSTLYFQPTAVGSQAQHTHHIRNLSLLPVRFQWSIPEPDQELISVEPDAGELHPNERSIQTWSFSPLAENAYTLEPTLTYWPVQSHGSNKSHLTLVVEGVGSRGWIEAEKSILDVGETLVGSCRTVEIPLVNKSPCPVAFSLSVQQIILDDEHHSDSAAQPSALQLDLERGTISSHSTMVVRSTIRPNRGAEYLWTITYTTLNTSGCVMSSPQAVCEVRARGVFPTLQAIDAWTCGCVRRLSKTCIWKLFSLDCLNDQLLSNPSSEELTFQTPTRHSLHTSPSIFTKTMLDVNFGSAPVDSDPSDFMLMFHNPGCIPVHWAFLFPEDQQIELEYWAVTGEFSNTELSQMKVQDNQLFSVSPRAGTLHPGQKRAVHFSYSHIFVGTDHFPVVFKLSYGREILLNFQGVTVERDQPYLHFDSQQHFFTSVTVGDCSPPKQVYELHNGGAVPVCYEVDTAVLSQLQADNFDHPVLRCHNPQGEIPPGKTAALEWIFSPLEAKTYHVDVPVHITGSDSVVMRFEARGLNSLTRDSSNHCNTSDCQALVPSVKRVPFPGQVLFLSEDSIFLGDIPVCSQSSRIFFLTNVSCADTAHYEWDLPQQEEEGAKVVQIHPDRGRLCPGECALCFLTFTSTDYPTVYQLDLVCQVTLEAERTRYNDALQRWEEERKRQKNEFIITDKNITESQRVLIDETLPAVPVRKGPPLRKYKTLPPICGSSVYEAASTGTKLRTAELRAQRQIAKVWRRPDPPRPALLYVRVTAHSHGLMEYLKDCPDYFNKHYRSLQSVQMHHPEPTVPTGLPAPAHSPDKEILFHILSCLLRDILDDSAFIQCLISSASKPDTYRPAGSSSPDSSSFPSSCCQCLCPSSSPPARPQTRVLLSRAVGSEESAGCSGNTPHTREHVSAFMSELVLMNTLQNLMMEAVRGELVLTVCPRSNILPPVSTRRRMPKPPTEEERTHL; from the exons TGTGAGTATGAGGACAGCATTGAATTTCAAGGGAAAGAAGGCAGCTTTCATGTATGCCTCCGTGCCGTCGTTCCCTCTCACGCCCTGGAGGTTCCTGAGTCTGTGATGCTCCCGCTCTGTGCTGTCGAACACTCCACACACACTGATTTCCCATTAAAAAATGCCAG TAAACTCCATACTTACTTCCAGTGGGAGTGTCCTGCACCATTCCAGCTCAGTCCAGAGCAGGGCCTGTTGAAACCTGGTCAGGTGTGTCACACCACAGTGGTCTTCCGGCCACAAGAGGCACTGGTGTACCAGGAGCAGGCTCTCTGCAGGTTTGGAGAGGAGGGCAAGCTCGAGAGCAGCTGCACTGTCCCCCTACAGGGACTAG CTAAATATCCACATCTACTGGTGAAAAATCCCAGCAGCAAAGGGGGAGAAGATAATGGTGGCCCAGTGGTGGACTTTGGTCCTGTTGCTGTTGGCAAGAgtttgcagaaacactttgaCATTTTTAACCCCTCTCCG GTAACGGCGTCTTTTTCTCTGTCACGGCTGCCCGGTGGGGTGTCCTCGTTTGGatcagagttcagctgtgatgTCACCCGTGGTAAGGTGGCTCCTGGTGGATCACGGCGGGTTTCAGTCACTTACTCCTCTGCTGTGGTGGATACTGTTTCAGTGGAGTACTTGTCTCTAAACTGTAAAGGCGCACTCAGTGAAAGTCTGCTCAAACTCTCTGGGCGTTGTATCG GTCCCAAAGTTGCCTTGTCTTCCTCTGTGGTGGATTTTGAATGTGTTGAAGCAGGAGGATCAGTTATACGGACGGTGGAACTCGTTAATACTTCCACTGCTGAGGCTTTCTACCAATGGGATATTGACTGTAGTGGGAACAGTGTGTTTAGTATCCTACCAGCAAGTGGCGCTGTTCTCCCACATAGCCAAACCAGAGTGAAGGCAGCCTACAGGCCCACGCAGCCTAATGCACACTACAGGAGAGTGGCGTGTCTCATACAGGATGGG GAGCCGGTGTTTCTTGACCTGATTGGTACCTGCCACTCAGAGTACCAGAAACCCGTCATACTAAAACCTGAACACTTGGTTCTGCACACGCTTCAGCAGGACTGCAGACAGAATTCACCACATGTCCCAGGAGCCCCGCGGGGAGGTCATAAAATAGAGTCTGACCAGAAAGGGCTGCACTCCCCTGTGGAGGGG CAGTTCATGTCAGCCACCGCCATGGAAGAGTTTTACCGAGCCTGCTTGGGGCACATGGATCCTCTCTGTTCGAGTTCTTCATTGTCAGTACTACGTGTATCTGTGGCCCCAACTGAACTGCTGTTTAATCACAAGCATACATCATCTTCATCTCCTTCATCTGCTTTTACGCAGTCGGTCTCTATCACAAACCACACCAGGAGGAAACTCAG TCTAGTGTGGACTGCTGCCCAAGAGTCTCCATTCTCCATCTCTCCATCATCCTGTGACTTGGCTCCACTTAAGTCCACCTTGTTCAGAGTGGCGTACGCGCCCAAGCAGCTCAATACTCTGCACGGAGCACAACTTGAATGCTTTGCATACTATAag GACAGTCCAGACACAGGTGTGTATCCGCCTTGGTGTGTGACCGTCAGAGTCATTGGCCACTCCTTTCAGCCAGGCAAAGAACACTTCACTCCGCGCTGCTCCTTAAATCCCCGTCACGTG GTGTTTCCAGCCCTCAGTGTCATTTCCTATCGGACAGTCCTGCTTCACAATGTTGGAGACTTGCCGCTCACTTTCTGTTTGGAGCGCAGCTCAAACCCTGCCCTGGCAGAATCAGTGTTTGTAGTTCCAAGCTGTGGTTTGATCCAGCCAGGAGATCACCAGATCCTGTCCCTCAGAGCAGTGCCAGCAGAGGATAGTTCTGACCAGGGGTTTAAATTACACCTGCAGCTCAATGCATCTAAACTCACAAAG GAACTGACAGTTGTCTGTGTGGTGGAAaagctgtgtgtgtctctggaAGGAGGCAGCACTTTATATTTCCAGCCAACAGCAGTGGGCTCGCAGGCCCAGCACACCCATCACATCAGGAACCTAAGCCTGTTGCCAGTGAG ATTCCAGTGGAGCATTCCGGAGCCAGATCAGGAGCTTATCTCTGTCGAACCAGACGCCGGTGAACTGCATCCCAATGAGCGCTCt ATCCAGACGTGGAGCTTCAGTCCGCTGGCAGAGAATGCATACACACTAGAACCTACTCTAACCTACTGGCCTGTCCAGTCACATGGATCCAACAAGTCACACCTCACCCTTGTAGTGGAGGGAGTGGGATCCAGGGGCTGGATAGAG GCAGAGAAATCCATCCTTGATGTGGGAGAGACTTTGGTTGGAAGCTGTCGAACTGTTGAGATTCCTCTAGTAAACAAGAGCCCCTGTCCAGTCGCCTTCAGCCTCTCTGTGCAGCAGATAATTCTGGATGATGAACATCACTCTGACTCTGCAGCTCAGCCAAGTG CCCTACAGCTGGACTTGGAGAGGGGAACTATTTCCTCTCACTCTACCATGGTGGTCCGATCCACAATCAGACCGAACAGGGGAGCCGAGTACCTTTGGACCATCACATATACGACTCTAAATACCAGTG gATGTGTGATGTCATCTCCTCAAGCAGTTTGTGAAGTGCGAGCTAGGGGTGTGTTTCCCACCCTGCAGGCGATTGATGCGTGGACCTGTGGCTGTGTGCGTAGACTCAGCAAGACATGCATATGGAAACTGTTCTCACTGGACTGTCTCAACGACCAGCTGCTGTCCAACCCGTCCTCTGAAGAACTGACGTTTCAGACTCCCACGCGGCACAG CCTGCACACAAGTCCTTCCATCTTCACCAAAACCATGCTGGATGTTAACTTCGGTTCGGCTCCTGTTGATTCAGACCCTTCAGACTTTATGTTGATGTTTCACAACCCTGGATGTATTCCTGTACACTG GGCGTTCTTGTTTCCGGAGGATCAACAGATAGAGTTGGAGTACTGGGCAGTGACGGGAGAGTTCAGTAACACAGAGCTGTCCCAAATGAAG GTTCAGGACAACCAATTGTTCAGTGTTTCACCTCGCGCTGGAACTTTGCACCCAGGCCAGAAGAGGGCAGTACACTTCAGCTACAG TCACATCTTTGTTGGGACGGATCACTTTCCTGTCGTGTTCAAGCTCTCATATGGCAGAGAGATCTTG CTGAACTTTCAGGGGGTGACGGTGGAGAGGGATCAGCCATATCTCCACTTTGACTCCCAACAACACTTCTTCACCTCTGTAACTGTTGGAGACTGCAGTCCTCCAAAGCAG GTGTATGAATTACACAATGGTGGGGCAGTGCCGGTGTGCTATGAAGTGGACACAGCTGTGTTGTCACAGCTTCAAGCTGACAACTTTGACCATCCAGTGCTGCGCTGCCACAATCCACAAGGAGAAATTCCTCCAGGGAAAACCGCCGCGCTGGAATGGATCTTCTCACCGTTAGAGGCTAAGACGTATCAC GTAGATGTTCCTGTCCACATCACAGGTAGTGACTCAGTGGTCATGAGGTTTGAGGCACGTGGGCTTAACAGCCTTACACGGGACTCCTCAAACCACTGTAACACCAGTGACTGTCAAGCTCTTGTACCCAGTGTTAAGAGGGTGCCCTTCCCGGGACAG GTATTGTTCCTGTCTGAGGACAGCATCTTTCTAGGTGACATCCCTGTATGCTCACAGTCTTCAAGAATCTTCTTCCTCACCAACGTGTCTTGCGCAGACACTGCCCACTATGAATGGGACCTGCCCCAGCAGGAAGAGGAAGGTGCAAAG GTTGTGCAGATCCACCCAGACCGAGGTCGTCTTTGTCCGGGGGAGTGTGCCCTTTGTTTCCTCACCTTCACTTCTACTGATTACCCCACAGTTTATCAGCTGGATCTCGTCTGTCAG GTTACTCTGGAAGCTGAACGTACTCGGTATAATGATGCTTTGCAGCGCtgggaagaagaaagaaaaagacaaaaaaatgaatttataaTCACGGacaaaaacatcacagagaGCCAAAGAGTTCTGATCGATGAG ACACTCCCAGCAGTTCCTGTAAGAAAAGGTCCACCACTCAGAAAATATAAG ACCCTTCCTCCTATCTGTGGCAGTAGTGTTTATGAAGCAGCCAGTACAGGCACTAAGCTAAGAACAGCCGAGCTGCGGGCACAGCGACAGATAGCCAAAGTATGGAGGCGCCCCGACCCCCCCAGACCTGCTCTGCTGTATGTCAGGGTCACAGCACACTCCCATGGCCTTATGGAGTACCTCAAGGACTGTCCTGATTACTTTAATAAGCACTATAG AAGCCTTCAGTCAGTTCAGATGCATCATCCTGAACCCACCGTCCCTACTGGGCTGCCTGCTCCAGCACACAGCCCCGACAAAGAGATCCTCTTCCACATACTCAGCTGTCTGCTACG CGACATACTTGATGACTCTGCCTTCATCCAGTGTCTGATTTCTTCGGCCTCCAAGCCCGACACCTACCGGCCCGCGGGATCGTCCTCTCCTGACAGCTCATCGTTTCCATCCTCctgctgtcagtgtttgtgtcCCAGCTCTTCTCCCCCCGCCAGACCGCAGACTCGGGTTCTGTTGAGCAGGGCAGTGGGCAGCGAGGAGAGTGCAGGGTGCTCAGGAAACACGCCCCACACACGCGAACATGTGTCTGCTTTCATGAGTGAACTTGTTTTGATGAACACCCTCCAGAACCTGATGATGGAAGCTGTGAGAGGAGAGCTCGTCCTCACGGTGTGCCCCCGCTCTAATATCTTGCCACCTGTTAGTACCAG GAGGAGGATGCCCAAACCCCCGACCGAGGAGGAGAGAACTCATCTCTGA